The genomic window GAACGAGACCGCGAGGACGCCGCGTACACGGAACTCACGCCGGACTCGTGGCACCAGAACGACGAGGGCGGCTACTATCTCGATTGCCCGGAGTGTGGCTCCGCGGCGACGCTGATGAACATCGTCAAACACGGCCGCTGTAACGGCTACATGGACCAACGGGAGGAGGAGACCGAACTCGACGAGGAGGGGGAGGAAGGGGTCGACTGTACGGCGAAACTCACCCTCGAGCTCGGCTACACGTCCGATCCCGATCCCGGAGCGACCGAGTCGGACGCCGAACAGTCTTCCGAGAGCGTCTCGACGGGCGAGGGCGTCCCCGGGGAGGGATCCCCAGCGGGCTCGGACGGGACCGTAAGCAACGAGCAACAGTAGGAACCTGGCGAATCCGTGCGTCGACGCTCAGACGGACTGTTGGAAATCGGTACAGCAGACCGTCTCAGTCCACCCGTTCTGCCGGTACCCCGACGACCGTCGCGCCCGGGTCGACGTCACTCGTGACGACCGAACCCGCGCCGACGGCCGCGTCCTCCCCGACCGTGATATCGCCCAGCAGCGTCGCGTTCGCGCCGATGTGGACGCCCGTCTCGACCGTCGGGTGGCGCTTGACGGGTTCGTTCGTGTCGCCGCCGAGCGTGACGCCGTGGTACATGTGGACGTCGTCGCCGATGTCGGCCGTCTCGCCGATCACCACGCCCATTCCGTGGTCGATCGTCACCCGCTTTCCGAGCGTCGCGCCGGGATGGATCTCGACGCCGGTCAGCAGGCGCACGACGTTGGACAGCAGCCGCGCGGTGAGTTCGAACCCGTCGTTCCAGAGTCGGTGGAGCAGCAGGTGTGCCCAGACGGCGTGGAGGCCCGGATAACACAGCAGGACCTCGAGTCGGCCCGTCG from Haloterrigena sp. KLK7 includes these protein-coding regions:
- the cysE gene encoding serine O-acetyltransferase translates to MFRRIREDVRAMAARDPAATGRLEVLLCYPGLHAVWAHLLLHRLWNDGFELTARLLSNVVRLLTGVEIHPGATLGKRVTIDHGMGVVIGETADIGDDVHMYHGVTLGGDTNEPVKRHPTVETGVHIGANATLLGDITVGEDAAVGAGSVVTSDVDPGATVVGVPAERVD